CTGGAAGCAAATCTGGTTTTGCCCCAGTCTGGTTTTTGAAACCATAGTTTTTATACCACCTttataataaattgaaaaaactgtcaaaacattaattgttttttttcttttcttataaaaactttcttaaaatagttcaCTAACAAATGCCCTTAAGACATTCGTTAACATCTCCcttaatatatattatgttggATAAAAGAGAATGATGTATATGCATTTATAGAttgatcaatatatatatggggCAAGCTGCATCAATAAAGAATGACCTCAAGCTCATTTGTCAAGCTCTTGCCCTTCGTTTTACGTTTGTAATCTAGTGACACCACCTAAGAGCTACACATCCCTCTAATCCTTTGATGTCAAGCAAGCAAATAACTAATcccctatatatttttgtataaCTCTTTCTCATATTGTTGGTTGTGGTCTATTTCATTatgaaatatcattttttatttgaaaaataagagaatttaacaattgagttaactaaaaTCTACTATTTAAAAAGTCAACGAACACATtcacatttgaaaaaaaatagaaaaaaagggAAGCTAACACCTGTTTTTTTAACAAGATGAACTAAACTGTGGCCACCAATCCATACACGATGGCCAATTGATTACCCAAAGACCCGCCTTTGAACCTCTCAAACCCAACTCCTACGAGCTATGACTATCGTTTGCGGTGATAGTAGCCCATCTCACAAaccaattatttaatttttctttgagttaaaaagaaaatttgttgtATCTATTAACTTTTGAATTGCAAGGATTTCTGGGTTCAAgtaacttatttaaattaattattcattCCAATAATAGTTGCTTTCAATTTAGGCCTACTCTATATATGAACCATTTTTAATTTCTCAACTTCATATGAAGTTGTCgtcatttttaaaatgaattcatgttgttgtctttttttttttttttgtaattaaattgtTGGGGAAATAAAGATTTGAATTGTGAATATTTctattgaaaacattaaaatatgtCAATTGAACTATTAGGCTCTTGGCAGTTGGCAGCATTATTAGCATTATTGTTAATGATGAGTGGTTAGGGAAGGGGAATTCTTCTTCCATATGGTCTTCATTGGCAATGGTTCAGGATTTAGTTAGGGTGTCCTAATTTTAATAttgttaatataaatttaaaaaaaaaatatatatatatatatatatatatatatatatatatatttataaacaagGTTATTTAGACTTTTTTCGAATATCTGACTATTCTTTGAGTATGTGCAATCCCCTCGTCCCACATATATCATGTTGTTTATAAACATTGAAAGGCTTATAAAGCATTGGacatttacatttttaaaatccaagactccattattttttattttttaaaatttttcctgAGCAATAAGTTGTTCCAACTTGCAGAGGCTATTATAGATGCACTCATCGACGTGTCCAAGGTTGTTTGGCTACAAAGCAAGTTCAACGATCCGATGAAGACCCAACTGTGTTTAAAATCACATACCGAGGAAGACACACATGTGCTCTCGCGCTTTCTGCCTCTAAAACAAAGCCCGTTCACAGAAGTGCACTCTAGGCGTGCTCTTTGGAGATTTTTTAGCAAATGTGAATCGCACCTTTGTGcgcttttttatattttatatttaaaaaaaaaaaaatcctaaattgaGTGTTAGCCCTGAGATCTTAATATTATTGATACCACTCGTTAGATAATTATACTCCATTCACTTGAGATTTGGGAATGAGTAATGACACTTCATCccaaatttgaagaaaaaaaaacactctctcCCATTTCCATTAATATTAGTAAcataatattctaaaatttttataagatttttcttatcaaaatttAACTATGGTTAGTAAAAAGAGCATATTATacactcaattttatttttatttatttttgagaagataaactcaattttatttggtttgtaAGTAAGTCAACttcattgttaaaaaaaaagttaaaaagttgactctttattttatttatatatatatatatatatatatatatatatatgtttgagaAACAAGAAGTTGACTTAGATTGAAAACTTGGCTACATATtcaaatgatattatttgagTTTGAATTGCTAAACATAGGTTATTATCATCTCAATATGTTAAGATTTGGTTGCTCATCAACTATAGTAAATCATTGTCCCACCAcccctccccccacccccaccccacccccccccccccaaaaaaaaaaaaaaaaacacatacacgaattataattttaagtttttaactcaCCAAAGGCAAGTTAGTTTTAGATATTATTACTTTGACAGGGATGGTGATTTTGAAAATCTACCCTTAATCAAAGAGCATGTAAGTACACAAAATTTTAAGCAAATTAAGTTTGGTTAAATGGATCTCAAAGGGGGAAATGTATTTTCTCTTTAGCTTTGGGGTATAGTGTCATTCCTCCTAATCTCAAGCGAGGGAAATGTAATTACCCCAAAAATCAGAGTTGCAGTGTGCTGAAATATAGTTAATCCTACCCCTTTTACCTTTACAAATTCTAGACTATTTGGGACCACATTCTCCACTTCACAGTCCACCCAACACCACCCCACAACTCTCTCATTCtcaacactttttctttttaaatcttttgTTTTCCCCCTCATTCTGAAACCCActagcccccccccccccccccccttctcatcttctctctctctagcgTATTCATGATCACAaccaaaaacttgaaaatattttccagaatgttttcaaaaacgcaacctaacacttaaaaataatttcatttccaaaaaataatttcatcttaaaatactttttatcgaaccaaacacagcctagtAGCAATTTTGATTCTATAGATGATGTGGGGTAAAAGTATAGGAAAGTGTGTAGCATCCTTTCGAGATAGTCATTAGTctgtgtaatattattttccCGTTTAAATTCAGATAATTAGTGAGAttaaatgattgaataagagaaaGTCTAAGGATCTAGAATAAATCACAGAATTTTCACATAATTGATATTTTCCTTGTTTTGTAGTAGGGCCTACGTGAGGAGAAGCAGACATGTGAGCGggatgtgaaaaatttgtctCTAACACCTCTCATTgaataattacatattttaactaataatagaACATGCACCTTTCTTCccccacttatttttttgaattggattgtttatttttttgacttGGATTGTTATGAAAATGGTTGGAATTTGTTGTTAATGTTCCCTATGTAAATATTGCCATACATATGCATCTTAAGGCCATGCTTTTGTTTGGAATAGCCTATAGAATTGCCTTCtaatatttttggtttaggCCTGTCATTTGAGTTTATTATTGCTATTTCTACAGGAATGCTGTGAATATGTCAAAGGATATTTCTACTAGACTCCATTATAGAATGGAATTCTGGCACCAGGACAAGATTTGGGTTATACTTTGTAGACTACAATGACAATCTGTCTACTATGTGGTTCCATAATTTTCTCCTATGCAAAAGGCAAGCATGCTGTATAATTGTAAAATCTTGTAGGCTGGGCTGGTCGTACCAAAACCTTATGTAACATGGGTAGCCCTCTTTCATTAACATCATGCAGGTGAGACAGAATTGCAAGAGACCTAAAGTTATGCATGCTTTGGGTGCTTATATGGCACTACTTAACAACCACAAAATGAGTCAAAACGTTGTACAGGGACATggatgaaaatccaaaatttaaaataggaGGCAAAATTAGAAATGACTTTAAATTTAGAGGGTGCATTTAGAATTTAACCTCTTTTCTATTTCCACCTAAACTAGTTTTCTACATTGTAAAATGAATCAAGGTTTTAAATTCTACTTTTTAAGATATTGTTTAAGCACCCTAATTCTGTTTAATGACCCTCGTGTGAGGTGGTAGACAAATTTAGGAATATTGCATAATATATTATTGTCAATTTCTGTTGTGTTTGTAGAAAGACTTTGTTAACTAGCTAATATGAGCTActggataatttttttataaagtgcaaaatataaaatatattgagtaattttttttctttgaataatttttataattgtttaaagaaattaaattttgtaaggatgtgatgtaaaactcatgttttacccCTCTAATcccaacatgccacatcatcttatcacatatttaagaataagcaTAACTATACCCAATCAATcttaatacccatatataaatttaaccaaattaggagtttattaagatgttattaggtgtgataatatatattgaattttaagtaaaatactaATGTGACAATcacttattggatggtgtaaaatataggttttacaccccatccttaccaaatttgGACTCTTTACCAAATTTGGAATCTTGTTTAAAATATATGGTCATTATCATtattcttttacattttttttttcgaaaagTAAGAGATATTAGAGCAATTGtatcagtgggtgtaaaatttttgtctattttgtataaataaaaaaaaaaaaaacatttttctattttacacacccacttttacaaaacacccacatcaatttatctattctaagcatttattcaataaaatattcattcttttcattttttattattgccTTCACACTCCTCTCTTGAACCTTCTCACTcactacctctctctctcagaccCAACACAACCCAAAATTACCAACACCTAGCCACCATCAATAATCAATCCACACCCAcccaaccaccatcatcaaccCACCCAACCTCCATCAATGATATTAGCCACTATCGTCAACCCACCCTTCATCAAGCAACCAGCCTCCAAAAACTCAAATCCAAAGAAATCTCAAACTGGCCAAATCAGCCTAAATACCCAAAACCCCAATCAACACAAATACTTATGAAATCCCAAAACCCACTTatcaaacaaagaataaaaaatgatcaaaacccACTgatcaaaatcccaaaacccattgatcaaacaaagaaaaaatagaagaagtgAAACCACCACAGAGGTGGCAGTGGCAAGTGACAAGAGATCAGAGAGTCTTTGgcaagaaacaaagaaaaaccacCATGGTTGTGACAAGGGTGATTGTTGATCGGCAATGTGATGTTCAGCCATGGAAGCTAGAGGAAGATTAtgagatgagagaaaaagagagctGAGAGGGTTGGAAGTAATAATCTGCTTTGATTaattgagaaaaagagagagtgagagtgagagggaccagagagaaggagagagaaaaaaaatactaaaatattaaatgcaaagCTACagtaaccatatatatatatatatatatatatatatatatacatggttATTGTAGCAGTTTTGGATATATACAAAGTTATGCAACTACTTatgtgagtatttttttttgggtaaaatgtgtaaaactgacttctttttctatttcgAAATGACTGATATGGTTGCTCTTACCTTATGTTATAATCTGTAAGTAAAACCCTTCCACTAATGTGACAtctagaatttcttttttttttttaaactggcTCTTTGTtatcatttgtttgtttttcctcaaatcATACATATTGCTACCATAATATGTATGATTagaggaaaaacaaacaaatgaaaaataaataaataaataaggaggGAGGCTTGGGTTTCAAGAAATTCTGGGATTTCAACCAAGCTCTCCTCTCCAAACTTGCTTGGTGGGTGTTATTTGGGAAAGATTGTCTTTGCATTGAGGTTCTGATAGCTAAGTACAAAGCTCACCACAATTGGCTTAATCAAGCTGCCCATAGTAATGCTTCCCTTGTTTGGAAAAGTCTTGTTGGCACTAAACACCTATTATCTGAAGCGGCTTATTTGTTGGTGGGTAATGGTGAGTCCATTAGAACTTGGTCAGACTCGTGGGTCCCAAATTTGCTAGGTTTCATCCCATCTCCCAAGGCTGATGTAAATCCTAATTTTGCTTTGATTGTTTCTCAACTCTTGAATCAAGATCGCAATGGTTGGGATATTGCTAAACTTCGGCATTTCTTTGAGGATTCGGTGGTGGACATTATTTTGCAGGTACCTTTGCCCTCTTTCCCTATTGCTGATTGTTGGTCTTGGACCCCTACAGATTTTGGGAAATTCACAATCAAATTTGCTTACTAGTTAGGCAGAATTTCTTCCCCTCCTTTGATGACGGACCTCTCTCGTGGTCGAGTGTGGAAGTCTAAGCTATATGAAAGGTTGAAAATGCACTTATGGAGAATTGCTCCGAATGTTATGCCTACCAAAGATGTCATTAGTCAATTTGCCAATGTTGAGGTGGGTTGCCTTCTTTGTAATTTGTTTGAAGAATCTTCACTCCACATTTTTGCTCTTTGCCCTATTGCTAAGACTTTTTGGTTTCACAGTCAATGGGGTGTGAGAACTGAGTCACTTGGCCTTGCCTCCAATCATGACCTCATTAATTTTCTCTTCTCCCCTCCTTTTGCCGAGGAGCTTACTGTGTGCCAAAGGGAAGTTTTCTTACTTTTTGGAGCTATTTTATGTGATGTTATCTAGAAGCAAAGaaatatttctctttttgaaGGTGTTGCTATAAAGTTTGAAGAGCTATCCTCTAGAATCTCTAAAATATTTCTTGAACACAAGTCTGCTAGGCCCTTTGTCTCAAGCTAGGCCACCTTGGCTCCTTCACGGCAGTGGACCCCTCCCTCCATTTCTTCAATTAAGATTAATGTTGATGCTATTGTGGGCCCTCATTGTTATTCCATTGCATCTGTTGCCTGAGACTGGAGAGGGGAGCTAGTTTATGCTTGTTCTAAGAAAGTGAATACCATCTTCTCTCTTCAGGCAGAAGCTGAAGCTATTAAATGGGCTCTGACCTTGGTAGCTAACTTGGAGTTTGAGGCGATAATCATAGAATTAGACTCCCAAGTTTGTTCCAATCTCCTTTCTAATTTGGAAGTTGCCCCCCTTTAGAGAATCAAGTCTATTTGTGCTGACTCTCGAGTTCTCTTGACATCTTCCCCTAAGGTTTCTATTTGTTGGGTGCCTAGGTTGTGTAATGTGGCTTCTCATTCTCTAGCAAAGTAGTCTTTagcttgtaatttttttggttcttttgatTTTAGTAACGGCCCCCCTTCTTTTGTTTCCGTTATTCAAGGTGAGGCTAGTTTTCATGTGTAGTTTGCTTTCTCTCCTAATAAAATTTCtggttcctcaaaaaaaaaatacatattgcTACCACTACACCCTACTATGGTGTTTACCACGAAATAATGGACATCATGTGGAGATACTATGTATTCTAACCCTTTCTGAAGTCACTTTTTTACCATGTATTAGGTggtaattataattaaattaaagaattaaaatttttattgatcaGTTTGTTGAATGATGATTTTGTAAAACAATTAATTAGGGGTGTTCACAGTGCGGTGCGATTTTAAGCTATTTTTAGCATTGCATTTTGTGGTGCAGTTTAACCAAAACCCTAACCGCACCACACctcatttttgcggtcacatgtgTGGTGTAGTATACGATTTGAAGttgatatatttttcaaattttgggcttttcctaTCCAGTCCAAAATAGATTCTTCCATTTGTTTTGAGCtaagttttaaactattaagctaatttttctttattttgggctaGCTTTTCTAATCAtgctagggttattaaactttttttttttttttgaaaactagggttattaaactattaataatatatttaatatttaaaaaataaatatattaatatatagagagggtaGGGTGCGATTTGTgcaattttcttattataaaaccgcaaGGTCCGTAACTGCACTGTCACTTACAGTACAGTGCAGGGTTCcaaaattgtgaccctacaatgcCTATTGTTGTTccaaaagtttatttttaaagagtcTTGTTGTTCAACTAATTAGCATATAGacatccaaaatccaaatcccAACTATTAAtgtactataatttttttttttttttaatcactcaTATAGCAActaatatgttttatttttttattaaatacagCAAAAGCAAATATATGAATGCACACAATTAAGACccaactcttttttcttttcaaaaaaataaagaaaagagacccaactctttttttttttcttttctttttttgagaagaaattaaGACCCAACTTATACTATATTAttcattcatcaaaaaactTGTACTatattaatcaaaaaaaaaaaaaaacttatactaTATTATTGGAGAAAACTTgatctttactttcttttcctttttgatgtttctcaattttattttattttttgatagaaaaACTTGATCTTTACCAGTATATTTATATCAGCAATCAGCCACATGGCTTCACATGATTGGGCAAAAGTAAAACCTCTGTCTTTCATTCATATTAGATCCCACaaaaagttcatcaaaaaaaaaaaaaaaagatcccaCAAAAAAAAGTCATACGTTTCGTTTTACCTTAATACCCAAATTCTGtgtgtctctgtctctctgtacCCAATCGCCGATCTCACTACTTTCCCCGGCGATTTCTCAGGTATCTCTCATTCATACATACACACATCATCAATTTATCATAATCATCCTCGAATTGTTAATTGTGAATACTCTGGAAATTAGGGTCTTAGGTAAATGTGGCTCAATCTTAATctaatttctctattttttttttttctatttttttgtattaGATCTCTAAATTTAGCATCTTAGATAACTTCCCAGCTCtaatttatttgaaagattcttattttgtagtttttcctatttttcatttcacttttttagtaCTTTAGATTGTTACATTTGTAGAGAAAGTTTTGGTTTCAAGCTAAATTAACATGTAAAATGGTGCTTAAATTTGaaaaccaggaaaaaaaattatgcaattgGGTATAGAATTTTTGTCAttctttgtaaaattttgaTAGTTATGAATGTTGggttgttgaatttttttaaaaattttgactgTTTGAGTGCTATTCGAAGCAGGGTTTGGTCATACATGGCTTCGTTCCGAGCATTCTGGAACAGTCCGGTTGGTCCGAAAACAACTCACTTTTGGGGACCTGTTGCTAATTGGGGTTTCGTCGCAGCTGTATGTTCTTGACTCCTTGATTCTgtgggtttttttggttaagtttagatattgaattttttgtttgtttagttgATGATATGATCAAGATTGAATTTTTCGCCAAATGGGTTTTAGAGTATTCAGCAATTCAAATGAATGTTCATGTGTTCTTTTAATCGattgaattattaatagttGTGTGAGTAGAATACACAGATGGTCATCTGAAATGCTATGCTATGTGGATTTGACAGGGGTTGGCGGATATAAATAAACCTCCAGAAATGATTTCCGGCAACATGACAGGAGGTTGAACATGTCTGTTTTTTGGAAAGAGTTTGCATTTTTGTCAGTTTCTTTTGTTATTGTCTAGATTTTGTTGTCACATTTAATGTTGGTGCTTGTAGCAATGTGTATCTACTCGGCACTGTTCATGAGATTTGCGTGGATGGTACAGCCTCGCAACTATCTACTTCTAGCATGCCATGTCTCAAATGAGACCGTTCAACTCTATCAACTCTCACGATGGGCAAAGGGCCAAGGGTAAGTTTTACTGAGTTGTTATTAAAGTTGGACTACCTCTGTTTCTCTGAATAATTCTGTCTCACCAAGAGGTGTTTGAGAAAGATGTTTTTCCCATGTTATATAAGTTCTTGGTATAAATGGACATACTCTGAATGTGGATCGAATAAGATAaatatactatttattttataaatgaggACCCAGGGTCTGCTTAACCTGCTGGCATCAAAGTCACCATTCATTTGATAGCTTAAGAGAGACTGTTTGGAATTTGGTTTCATTATGGTGGCCCATAAAGGAAAAGATTGAAGTAAATTATAGTGGTGCCTTTGTTCTATTCTTTTTCTGAGTTACATATAATACCTTATACTTgcttatataaaagaaatttcatcagAATCAGCACTAACTAGTATCAGTGGCAGTTGATGCCTTGATGgtcatttcaaattttcaattgctTTACATTTTCTTGAACATTCCAAAAGATATGGTCATTAATATGACCTTCCTCTTAAGAGCATTACCCTTTCAtcatacaaatatttttaaaataatcttgATTGGTGAAATTTGAATCTGAGTCTGAGACATATCCCAGCCTCATCCACCACTTTTTTCTGGGCCCTGGGACagggtatttttattttttatttttggcttacTACAAATGGGTAGGGGGACTCAAAACTAGGTTCTCCCTATTTAGGAGACTAGACAGTACCATTAAACCATCAGGCTCTTGGCAAGCTCAGGGACAGCTTGAATTAAACATTGTATTCATATATAACGTGACTAAATTATATGCTTATATGCATATATAATGTGATTGAGGTCAGAGTTCCTTTCAATAGTTTACTTTATCCAGCACTTTTCATGTATAAGTTAATCTGATGGTAAACACTGTTTTTACACCCTTCTACACACGTGAAAATATTCAATTCAATATGTCcaaaattgatattttgtttgctttctttttaATAGGTACTTGTCACAGAAGAAAGAGGAATCTACATCTCAGTAATTTGATGCTGCCATCTTTTTCTCCCCTGTTTGCTTTCTGTTTTTAGTATTATTTGAAGCAATATACTCTTGCTCGTACTGCCATTGTAGCATAGCTGAGCAGTTGACTGTTCAGTAAATCAtgtcttttttatctttatttgtaCTGATGTTTTTACATGTGGAAGTTGACAAACCTTATAAGAGTAAGAGCTCCAAATTTGTAATTGGTGATGCAGCAATCATgttattcaaataaattttggaTTGATTTCCACATTAACAAGGAAACTATTCTAGATGCTATGCATCCAAAGTGCTGTGATTAATTGCTTGTTTCTCACTCTTACCCGAAAGTAAGATTCCACACCTGAAGTCAATCCTAACAAACTTCAAGATGGTGAAGCCAAAATCTGTGGAAAGTGAATCCTCTGATCATCAGAGGCCTGCCATTCTTTTCCCCACAATGTGAATGCAGTAACTGATTTCAATAAATGATCTTAAGGGGGATTGTTTGTACCAAGCTTGGCAAGTTTGGGAGGATTTTGGCAAATTGAACTATGTAGTTTTAGCTTCAGGGAGAGTTTCTCTTTGTGGTATTTCACTATTTTGCAAATGTCTGATGAGGTAAAATGCCGTGATAATTCATATGTTGCCCCTTCAATTTggattaagaaaataataacataaatgaataaagaatatttaaatggaatAGAGGATTGGATGTAGGGTGTTTTCAAAAGTGGTTAATTGGAATGCTAAAGGTACAGTCTAATTCTATAGTCtatattatagaaaattttggttAAACCAAAGTGGATGCTCAGAGTGCACATTTTTAACCCTGTTAGCAACCAATTGAGACAGATGTTTAGAAGATTCAATTTGCAGACATGCCAGAGAGCTCCTGTTTAACAAGATACCCACCATCGGCAGAAGTCTAGAAGATTCAATTTACAAACATGCCAGAGAGCTCCTGTTTAACAAGATTCCCACCATTGGCAGAAGTCTTGTATGCGCTAGATGCATGAGGCCTTTGTCTCACTGGGGCTCACTTGTCAATAAAACAAAGGTTTCATGCGCTCAGTACATGAGATACTTTCTCCACATttaacaaattattaacttGAATACAATGGTAATGGAAAATGTCCTAAAGGAAACCTATGCATCAAGCAGGTGAGCATCGCATAGTGTATTGGATATCCATTTCCAGCTGCGGGCAGAATACATCACCAACCACCCTTTAACTCACTCAGTTGCTTAAACAAGTCAAGtagtaagaaaagaaatttggatGGTGGGCATTAATAAGCAAGAGGATAAGTCATTGTTTAATTCCAATCAAAATGAAGCATTAACTTCGCCCATTAATTCATTTTCCTCATGTTAATTTGTGTTAACCAGTCACTCATTAAGCATAACTATCtctttgaaaacaaaacaaaacttcatTTCTGGACTTTCCCATGCTAGTCAGGAATAAAATAAGTCCACAAACTGAATTAAATTAACATCGTCATTTTGCTACAATTTGGTCATCTACTTGCTTCTTAGTCTCCCCTCCTGGcagaataaataacaaaaacatcaGCCCTTACGTTAATGATGCATGAAGGCTTCCTGTACTCCTAATGTCTTTCTTCCTGCAAAAATAGGACACAGCAACTACACTCCAATCCTTGGCTTCTTTCACCATACCTTCTTAGTCATAATGCATGTCAACATTTGACTCCGGCGCTTTGGATTGTACACACAAGCATACTCATGTAATAAATCTGAATCATGATTCATcatgaatctcaaattttgatcttTTGCTTTTCTTGGATTTTAACTTCTTGCTTCCCTCATTTTCTTTCGATGCCTTCTTTTTGCTTccattgttttcttttgatGCCTCCTtgtttccttcattttctttcattgcctttttcttcttccttctttcatcttcttttgatgccttttttcttttcacaggCAGTGCTTCTTCCTCGTCTACAATTTCAGTCTCATTAGCAATTTGTTCAGCATTTAGAGGTAGATCTGCTGCTACAGAAGGTTTAACTTCTGCTCATAAGAATGAGGAACATATAATTAGTAGGTGTGGATTAATGTTGACATCATAATATTATATAACTAGCTTTGCATAAGAGGAACAA
The Quercus lobata isolate SW786 chromosome 10, ValleyOak3.0 Primary Assembly, whole genome shotgun sequence DNA segment above includes these coding regions:
- the LOC115962749 gene encoding mitochondrial pyruvate carrier 1 produces the protein MASFRAFWNSPVGPKTTHFWGPVANWGFVAAGLADINKPPEMISGNMTGAMCIYSALFMRFAWMVQPRNYLLLACHVSNETVQLYQLSRWAKGQGYLSQKKEESTSQ